A single region of the Trueperaceae bacterium genome encodes:
- a CDS encoding potassium transporter KtrB, producing MTAPSGRPRGLRRRRPAPSPAQVIAFTFAGAILAGTLLLLLPVAHAPGADVTFLDALFTATSAVCVTGLSVVDVGTVFSGFGQVVVMLLIQVGGLGIVTFGALVAIATRRRVGFQQRLGLQSQMRTFEVGGVVKLLRRILLVALVFELVGALLLWLPFARHEADVWRGAFQALFHAVSAFNNAGFSLYRDNLAAFVVDPYVNLVIAALIVAGGIGFFVTVNVLRHARRGRRARLTLHTQIVLAATALLIGVGFLTILAMEWTNPASLGPLSPFGKALAAFFQSVTPRTAGFSTLDYAQFRPATLMFTMLLMFVGGSPGSTAGGIKTVTFVVLVGSALSQARGRGELTLFGRRISSRNAVQASATALLGILLVGAAITVLLVTEPQLRFERTAFEAVSAFATAGLSAGVTPLLTNTGQVVIICLMYLGRIGPLTLATALARSTHDTAFEYPHEEVLVG from the coding sequence ATGACCGCCCCCTCCGGCCGCCCGCGCGGCCTCCGCCGCAGGCGCCCCGCGCCGTCCCCCGCCCAGGTGATCGCCTTCACCTTCGCCGGGGCCATCCTCGCGGGAACGCTGCTCCTGCTGCTGCCCGTGGCGCACGCTCCCGGGGCGGACGTGACCTTCCTCGACGCCCTGTTCACGGCCACGAGCGCCGTGTGCGTCACGGGCCTCAGCGTGGTCGACGTCGGGACCGTGTTCAGCGGCTTCGGGCAGGTGGTGGTGATGCTCCTCATCCAGGTGGGCGGCCTCGGTATCGTCACCTTCGGGGCGCTGGTCGCCATCGCGACTAGGCGGCGCGTGGGCTTCCAACAGCGCCTGGGGCTGCAGAGCCAGATGCGGACGTTCGAGGTCGGCGGCGTCGTGAAGCTCCTACGGCGGATCCTCCTGGTTGCGCTGGTCTTCGAGCTCGTCGGCGCCCTGCTGCTCTGGCTGCCGTTCGCGCGCCACGAGGCCGACGTGTGGCGCGGCGCGTTCCAGGCCCTCTTCCACGCGGTGAGCGCCTTCAACAACGCGGGCTTCTCGCTCTACCGCGACAACCTCGCGGCGTTCGTCGTCGACCCGTACGTCAACCTCGTCATAGCCGCCCTGATCGTGGCCGGCGGCATCGGCTTCTTCGTGACCGTCAACGTGCTGCGCCACGCCCGCCGCGGGCGCCGCGCCAGGCTGACCCTGCACACCCAGATCGTCCTGGCCGCCACCGCGCTGCTGATAGGCGTTGGCTTCCTCACCATATTGGCGATGGAGTGGACCAACCCCGCCAGCCTCGGACCACTGAGCCCGTTCGGCAAGGCGCTGGCGGCCTTCTTCCAGTCCGTGACGCCGCGCACCGCGGGCTTCTCCACGCTCGACTACGCCCAGTTCAGGCCCGCCACCCTGATGTTCACGATGCTGCTCATGTTCGTGGGCGGTAGCCCCGGCAGCACCGCCGGCGGCATCAAGACCGTCACCTTCGTCGTGCTCGTCGGCAGCGCCCTCAGCCAGGCCCGGGGGCGGGGCGAGCTGACGCTCTTCGGTCGCCGCATCTCGAGCCGCAACGCCGTGCAGGCCAGCGCCACCGCCCTGCTCGGCATCCTGCTCGTGGGCGCCGCGATCACCGTGCTCCTCGTCACCGAGCCGCAGCTGCGCTTCGAGCGCACGGCCTTCGAGGCCGTGTCGGCCTTCGCAACCGCCGGCCTGAGCGCCGGCGTGACCCCGCTGCTGACCAACACGGGGCAGGTGGTCATCATCTGCCTGATGTACTTGGGGCGCATCGGCCCGCTGACGCTCGCGACTGCGCTGGCTCGCAGCACCCACGACACCGCCTTCGAGTACCCTCATGAAGAAGTCCTCGTCGGTTGA
- a CDS encoding Crp/Fnr family transcriptional regulator: MDEGSHGRSHSFGPDGWPVDGLGPGACTLDMRRRVLGSVPYFTSLDEDDLAVVHASFHAVPMAAGSALVVEGEGADRFFVIASGRVKLQETTATGGVHLLDVLGPGGSFGALPLLGQARNEVGAEALTGGCLLVASAQEFGGIVRAFPAVALAVLEAVASRLRDAQVRLRDAGTSSVEARLARSLLTLSERLGRPEQAGAGRTLGAPLSQEDLAALTGSTLETVNRVLAQWRARGMVTTGRRRLTLVDLPALREVAEG; the protein is encoded by the coding sequence ATGGATGAAGGCTCGCACGGGCGTTCTCATTCGTTCGGGCCGGACGGGTGGCCGGTCGACGGTCTCGGGCCGGGCGCCTGCACCCTCGACATGCGACGCCGGGTCCTGGGCTCCGTCCCGTACTTCACCTCGCTCGACGAGGATGACCTCGCCGTCGTGCACGCGTCGTTCCACGCCGTGCCCATGGCGGCCGGCAGCGCGTTGGTGGTCGAGGGCGAGGGTGCCGACCGCTTCTTCGTGATCGCGAGCGGGCGGGTGAAGCTGCAGGAGACGACGGCGACGGGTGGCGTGCACCTCCTCGACGTGCTGGGCCCGGGCGGGTCGTTCGGTGCGCTGCCACTACTGGGCCAGGCCCGCAACGAGGTGGGGGCGGAGGCGCTCACGGGCGGCTGCCTGCTGGTCGCGTCGGCGCAGGAGTTCGGCGGCATCGTGCGCGCCTTCCCGGCGGTGGCGCTCGCCGTTCTAGAGGCGGTCGCCTCGCGGTTGCGCGACGCGCAGGTGCGGCTGCGCGACGCGGGGACGTCATCGGTGGAGGCGCGGTTGGCACGCTCGCTTCTGACCCTGAGCGAGCGGCTCGGGCGGCCGGAGCAGGCGGGCGCGGGGCGGACGCTCGGGGCGCCGCTTAGCCAGGAGGACCTGGCCGCGCTGACGGGGTCGACGCTCGAGACCGTCAACCGGGTGTTGGCGCAGTGGCGGGCGCGCGGCATGGTGACCACCGGCCGGCGGCGCCTGACGCTCGTCGACCTGCCGGCGCTCCGCGAGGTGGCCGAGGGCTGA
- the polX gene encoding DNA polymerase/3'-5' exonuclease PolX: MSNAEMARLLEEFGDLSEVNGDNPFKVRAYRNVAATLRELPTSVEEMVRSGAPLTDIKGVGKEIALKLVDMATTGRLRQLDELAEIVPLGLLELRRVKGVGPKLVQALWRERGVTSVAELEEALATGRLAGLAGVGAKKLEAIERALEAYHRHVGRTPLAEIGAIAEPFVARLRAVDGVERVEIAGSYRRRKDTIGDIDLLVVAKTEAAARAVTREFTTYPEIAEVLGSGETRSSARLANGVQVDLRVIEAEALGAALLYFTGSKAHNVALRQLALDKGLHLSEYGLFAEGGSDAAPATPGAAGERVAGRTEEEIYERLGLEWIPPELREDRGEIAAAARHELPRLVTMADVRGDLHVHSTWSDGKATVREMVDACVERGYEYLALTDHSKALAMTGGLDEAKLARQWAELDELMAGRDDITLLRGMEVDILKDGTLDLSDEWLERLDIVLVSVHSHFELSEAEQTARVVKAVSHPQVNVLAHPTGRVLGQRDPYALDLSAVFDACLANGVAVEHNASERLDLSDVDLIAARSRGLTISLGSDAHSVAQLAGMRYGVDQLRRAWVTPGAVLNARPLAELRRFLAKTA; encoded by the coding sequence GTGAGCAACGCAGAGATGGCACGCCTGTTGGAGGAGTTCGGCGACCTGAGCGAGGTGAACGGCGACAACCCCTTCAAGGTGAGGGCGTACCGCAACGTGGCCGCCACCCTGCGCGAGTTGCCGACCAGCGTAGAGGAGATGGTCAGGTCGGGCGCGCCCCTCACCGACATCAAGGGCGTGGGCAAGGAGATCGCCCTCAAGCTCGTCGACATGGCCACCACCGGCCGACTCCGCCAACTCGACGAGCTGGCGGAGATCGTGCCGCTCGGCCTCCTCGAGCTGAGGCGCGTGAAGGGCGTCGGGCCGAAGCTGGTCCAGGCGCTATGGCGGGAGCGCGGCGTCACCAGCGTCGCGGAGCTGGAGGAGGCCCTGGCTACCGGCCGGCTTGCCGGTCTCGCGGGCGTCGGCGCGAAGAAGCTCGAGGCCATCGAGCGGGCGCTCGAGGCGTACCACCGCCACGTCGGTCGCACCCCGCTGGCCGAGATCGGGGCCATCGCCGAGCCGTTCGTGGCGAGGCTCCGCGCCGTCGACGGGGTGGAGCGCGTCGAGATCGCCGGCTCGTACCGGCGCCGCAAGGACACCATCGGCGACATCGACCTTCTCGTCGTGGCGAAGACGGAGGCCGCCGCCCGCGCCGTGACGCGCGAGTTCACGACCTACCCGGAGATCGCCGAGGTGCTCGGCAGCGGCGAGACGCGCTCCAGCGCCCGCCTGGCCAACGGCGTGCAGGTCGACCTGCGCGTCATCGAGGCCGAGGCGCTCGGCGCCGCGCTCCTCTACTTCACGGGCTCCAAGGCGCACAACGTCGCGCTGAGGCAGCTGGCGCTCGACAAGGGACTCCACCTCAGCGAGTACGGCCTGTTCGCCGAGGGCGGCTCGGACGCCGCGCCGGCCACCCCCGGCGCGGCCGGCGAGCGCGTCGCGGGGCGCACGGAGGAGGAGATCTACGAGCGGCTCGGCCTGGAGTGGATCCCGCCCGAGCTGCGCGAGGATCGCGGCGAGATCGCCGCCGCCGCCCGCCATGAGCTGCCGCGCCTCGTGACCATGGCCGACGTGAGGGGCGACCTGCACGTGCACAGCACCTGGTCGGACGGCAAGGCGACCGTGCGCGAGATGGTCGACGCCTGCGTCGAGCGCGGCTACGAGTACCTGGCGCTCACCGACCACAGCAAGGCCCTCGCCATGACCGGGGGGCTCGACGAGGCGAAGCTGGCGAGGCAGTGGGCGGAGCTCGACGAGCTCATGGCCGGCAGGGACGACATCACACTCCTGCGGGGCATGGAGGTCGACATCCTCAAGGACGGCACGCTCGACCTGTCGGACGAGTGGCTCGAGCGACTCGACATCGTCCTCGTCAGCGTGCACTCGCACTTCGAGCTGAGCGAGGCGGAGCAGACGGCCCGGGTCGTGAAGGCCGTCAGCCACCCGCAGGTGAACGTCCTCGCTCACCCCACGGGCAGGGTGCTGGGTCAGCGCGACCCTTACGCGCTCGACCTGAGTGCCGTCTTCGACGCCTGCCTCGCCAACGGCGTGGCCGTCGAGCACAACGCCTCCGAGCGCCTCGACCTCTCGGACGTCGACCTGATCGCGGCCCGCTCCCGCGGCCTGACCATCAGCCTGGGCTCGGACGCGCACAGCGTCGCGCAGCTCGCCGGGATGAGGTACGGGGTGGATCAGCTGCGGCGCGCCTGGGTCACGCCCGGCGCCGTGCTCAACGCCAGGCCCCTGGCGGAGCTGAGGCGCTTCCTGGCGAAGACGGCCTGA
- a CDS encoding TCR/Tet family MFS transporter, producing MKRRHSAAMPFILVTVLIDVLGIGLLIPVLPELVTELAGGDLSTGSAYYGWFIAVYAAMQFVFAPVLGGLADRYGRRPVLLLSLLGSGIDYLVMAVAPNLAILFIGRVVAGITGANVTAANAYIADVSPPSERAKNFGLIGATFGVGFIVGPALGGVLAGFGLRAPFYAAALLALVNWLYGYFVLPESLEDANRRPFSWRRANPLGSLKSVGRYLLVRDLAFAYVCLGLAQNAMVATWVLFTTYRFGWTPFVNGLTLALVGALSALVQGVLVRSLVPRLGERRAILVGIASSAVAYAVYGASPVGWVMFVGIVVGSFGSLAGPAAQSLISRTVAPNEQGEVQGALASLLSLTGVVGPLVGTMLFARLTRADAPYELAGAPFYLGAVLLAVAAAVAARAFARHPASD from the coding sequence ATGAAGCGCAGACACTCCGCCGCCATGCCGTTCATCCTCGTGACCGTGCTCATCGACGTGCTCGGCATAGGGCTCCTCATACCCGTGCTCCCCGAGCTGGTCACGGAGCTCGCGGGCGGCGACCTCAGCACGGGGTCCGCCTACTACGGCTGGTTCATCGCCGTCTACGCGGCGATGCAGTTCGTCTTCGCCCCCGTCCTGGGCGGCCTGGCGGACCGCTACGGCCGGCGGCCCGTCCTCCTCCTTTCCCTCCTCGGCTCCGGCATCGATTACCTGGTCATGGCCGTCGCGCCCAACCTCGCGATCCTGTTCATCGGTCGCGTCGTCGCCGGTATCACCGGCGCCAACGTCACCGCTGCCAACGCCTACATCGCCGACGTGAGCCCGCCAAGCGAACGCGCCAAGAACTTCGGACTGATCGGCGCCACCTTCGGCGTCGGCTTCATCGTCGGTCCCGCCCTCGGTGGCGTCCTGGCCGGCTTCGGCCTGCGGGCGCCGTTCTACGCGGCGGCCCTGCTCGCGCTGGTGAACTGGCTCTACGGCTACTTCGTCCTCCCCGAGTCGCTCGAAGACGCCAACCGCCGCCCCTTCTCGTGGCGGCGCGCCAACCCGCTGGGGTCGCTCAAGTCGGTGGGCCGGTACCTGCTCGTGCGAGACCTCGCCTTCGCCTACGTCTGCCTCGGCTTGGCCCAGAACGCGATGGTGGCCACCTGGGTGCTCTTCACGACCTACCGCTTCGGCTGGACCCCGTTCGTCAACGGGCTCACCCTCGCGCTGGTCGGCGCCCTCTCGGCCCTGGTGCAAGGGGTGCTGGTCCGCAGCCTGGTTCCCCGCCTCGGGGAGCGCCGCGCGATCCTCGTCGGCATCGCCAGTTCGGCCGTCGCCTACGCCGTCTACGGCGCAAGCCCGGTCGGGTGGGTCATGTTCGTGGGCATCGTGGTCGGGAGCTTCGGGAGCCTGGCGGGCCCGGCGGCCCAATCGCTCATCTCGCGCACGGTGGCGCCCAACGAGCAGGGCGAGGTGCAGGGCGCGCTCGCAAGCCTGCTCAGCCTGACGGGCGTGGTGGGGCCGCTGGTCGGGACCATGCTGTTCGCCAGGCTTACGCGCGCCGACGCGCCTTACGAGCTGGCGGGGGCCCCGTTCTACCTAGGGGCCGTCCTCCTCGCGGTCGCCGCGGCCGTGGCCGCGCGAGCCTTCGCCAGGCACCCGGCTTCGGACTGA
- a CDS encoding 3'-5' exonuclease, with protein sequence MTPQPAAPGGAPGPELEALRLRLEESGYFRVLRRLLRRDAYVDPRSAPVGARLFTALYVDTETTGLEPGADKVIELGMLAFDYDLAGNVYGVRDAFEGLEDPGRPLPQEVVDITGITDADVRGRRFDDAAVAGALAAADLVIAHNAAFDRPFLERRFPAFAAKPWACSQRDVPWRDLGYPSSSLEYLAFRRGFFFDGHRAIVDCRAGLELLAVPLPDGGPPPLLELRRSALKRTVRLWAEGAPIAKKDLLKARGYRFNGASRVWWRELPVEDHDAELAWLAAEVYGRATTLPYRELGAAERYSARVPESLPADAARR encoded by the coding sequence TTGACTCCTCAACCAGCGGCACCGGGCGGCGCGCCGGGGCCCGAGCTAGAGGCGCTGCGGCTGCGCCTGGAGGAGTCGGGCTACTTCCGCGTGCTCCGCCGGCTCCTCCGGCGGGATGCGTACGTCGACCCTCGCTCGGCGCCGGTGGGCGCCAGGCTCTTCACGGCCCTGTACGTGGACACGGAGACGACGGGCCTCGAACCCGGCGCGGACAAGGTGATCGAGCTCGGCATGCTCGCCTTCGACTACGACCTCGCCGGTAACGTCTACGGCGTGCGGGACGCTTTCGAGGGGCTCGAGGACCCCGGCCGCCCCCTGCCGCAGGAGGTTGTCGACATCACCGGGATCACCGACGCGGACGTGCGTGGGCGGCGGTTCGACGACGCCGCCGTCGCGGGCGCGTTGGCGGCCGCCGACCTCGTGATCGCGCACAACGCCGCGTTCGACCGGCCGTTCCTGGAACGGCGCTTCCCGGCCTTCGCCGCCAAGCCGTGGGCGTGTTCGCAGCGCGACGTGCCGTGGCGCGACCTCGGCTACCCGTCGAGCAGCCTCGAGTACCTGGCGTTCAGGCGCGGCTTCTTCTTCGACGGCCACCGCGCCATCGTCGATTGCCGGGCAGGCTTGGAGCTGCTGGCCGTGCCCCTTCCCGACGGCGGTCCCCCGCCCCTGCTCGAGTTGCGGCGCTCCGCCCTCAAGCGAACAGTGCGGCTGTGGGCCGAGGGCGCGCCGATAGCGAAGAAGGATCTACTCAAGGCCCGCGGCTACCGCTTCAACGGCGCGAGCAGGGTCTGGTGGCGAGAGCTACCAGTCGAGGATCACGACGCCGAACTGGCGTGGCTCGCGGCGGAGGTCTACGGCCGGGCCACGACCCTGCCCTACCGCGAGCTCGGAGCGGCGGAGCGCTACTCCGCCCGCGTCCCGGAGTCGTTGCCGGCCGACGCCGCGCGCCGCTGA
- a CDS encoding cytochrome c, with protein MKRLVKLLAPVLLAVLVLVPVVIAQGTPIAEVDTSAGETIFNSNCMACHQTNGQGIPGAFPPLAGHLPDVLALDGSREYVIDVVLYGLQGAVNINGMAYNSVMTPWGAMFDDQQVADVLNYAAVAWDNGAALPEGFAAFTADEVAAQRATPLDAAGVYAKRQALGLE; from the coding sequence ATGAAGCGACTAGTCAAGCTCCTAGCTCCCGTCCTGTTGGCGGTCCTCGTCCTCGTGCCCGTCGTGATCGCCCAGGGGACGCCCATCGCCGAGGTCGACACGAGCGCGGGCGAGACCATCTTCAACTCCAACTGCATGGCCTGCCACCAGACGAACGGCCAGGGGATACCCGGGGCGTTCCCGCCCCTCGCCGGTCACCTGCCCGACGTCCTGGCGCTCGACGGCTCCAGGGAGTACGTCATCGACGTCGTGCTCTACGGCCTGCAGGGTGCCGTCAACATCAACGGCATGGCCTACAACAGCGTGATGACGCCCTGGGGCGCGATGTTCGACGACCAACAGGTCGCCGACGTGCTCAACTACGCCGCCGTGGCGTGGGACAACGGCGCGGCGCTGCCGGAGGGCTTCGCGGCCTTCACCGCCGACGAGGTTGCCGCCCAGCGCGCCACGCCGCTCGACGCCGCCGGCGTCTACGCCAAGCGTCAGGCCCTCGGCCTGGAGTGA
- a CDS encoding TrkA family potassium uptake protein, which produces MKAQQFFVIGAGRFGAGVATTLYEFGHEVVVVDARETAVKAVMDHVTHAVVADATNEETLRKLGIANFDTVVVAIGTNLEANILATVAAKSSGVKRVISKATTEQAARVLERVGADLVVRPEHDMGVRLGQQLASPGIVDAFNLGEVHGVVEVEAGKKLVGRLDELRLPNRFAVTVIAVNRGGEVTISPGADYAVREGDRLVIIGGNAAIAKLRRFLAE; this is translated from the coding sequence ATGAAGGCCCAGCAGTTCTTCGTCATCGGCGCCGGTCGCTTCGGCGCCGGCGTGGCGACGACCCTCTACGAGTTCGGGCACGAGGTCGTGGTCGTCGACGCCCGCGAGACCGCGGTCAAGGCGGTCATGGACCACGTGACACACGCGGTGGTGGCGGACGCCACCAACGAGGAGACCCTGCGGAAGCTCGGCATCGCCAACTTCGACACCGTCGTCGTGGCGATCGGCACCAACCTCGAGGCCAACATCCTGGCGACGGTCGCCGCCAAGTCGAGCGGCGTGAAGCGCGTCATCAGTAAGGCGACCACCGAGCAGGCCGCTCGCGTGCTCGAGCGCGTGGGCGCGGACCTGGTGGTGAGGCCGGAACACGACATGGGCGTGCGCCTGGGGCAGCAGCTGGCCTCGCCGGGCATCGTCGACGCCTTCAACCTCGGCGAGGTCCACGGGGTCGTCGAGGTGGAGGCCGGCAAGAAGCTGGTGGGTCGCCTCGACGAGCTGCGGCTCCCGAACCGTTTCGCCGTGACGGTGATCGCCGTGAACCGCGGCGGCGAGGTGACCATCAGCCCGGGCGCCGACTACGCCGTGCGCGAGGGCGACCGCCTGGTGATCATCGGGGGGAACGCGGCTATCGCCAAGCTGCGGCGGTTCCTCGCCGAGTGA
- the ligA gene encoding NAD-dependent DNA ligase LigA, whose product MASNADVAARLRELRDLINHHNYRYQVLDAPEISDAEYDELMGRLRALEGEHPELVTPDSPTQRVGGAVLEGFETARHAAPMLSLDSSPRPEDLEAFDARLRRAVAGIGGDPAAIGYSLEPKIDGLSVELVYEDGVLVRAVTRGDGTVGEVITANVRTIRTVPLRLRAEERALPARLAVRGEIYLPIASFDDVNEELINDGKQPFANPRNAAAGSVRQLDPRLTASRPLSIYCYDVLAAGPELTDQAELLRALAAWGFPVNPLNAVGGDVAAVLDYFARIEADRDALPYEVDGVVVKLQDLAQRERLGATAHHPRWAYAVKFAPRQEVSQVLKIIAGVGRTGIVTPVALLRPVNIGGVTVSRANLHNIDDIVRKDIRVGDTVRVERAGDVIPQVVEVVETGADRGAPFAMPTHCPSCGTELIRRGPYTVCPNSFDCPAQRIGRLVQYGSRGGLDIEGLGERTVTQLVERGLVKRFPDLYDLTADQLATLDGFAERSAHKLAGAIAASRTPELTRFLVALGIPEVGGAVARSLARRFGTFQALRAASPDELQSVDGIGEVMARHIHGFLHEPHTEQVLDDLLAGRVTPQAAAAPSETPQPLAGATFVFTGAMTAFTRDDAEELVQRLGAKAAGSVSKKTTYLVAGESAGSKLARARELGVTVLDEREFLDLVGEHGATLGGGAG is encoded by the coding sequence ATGGCCAGTAACGCCGACGTCGCCGCGCGCTTGCGCGAGCTGCGCGACCTGATAAACCACCACAACTACCGCTACCAGGTGCTGGACGCCCCGGAGATCTCCGACGCCGAGTACGACGAGCTCATGGGGCGGCTCAGGGCACTGGAGGGCGAGCACCCTGAACTCGTCACGCCCGACTCGCCCACCCAGCGCGTCGGCGGCGCCGTCCTCGAGGGGTTCGAGACCGCGCGCCACGCGGCCCCGATGCTCAGCCTCGACTCGAGCCCGCGGCCGGAGGACCTGGAGGCGTTCGACGCCCGCCTGCGGCGCGCCGTCGCCGGCATCGGCGGCGACCCGGCCGCGATCGGCTACTCGCTGGAACCCAAGATCGACGGCCTGAGCGTCGAGCTCGTCTACGAGGACGGCGTGCTCGTGCGCGCCGTCACGCGCGGCGATGGCACGGTGGGGGAGGTCATAACCGCCAACGTGCGCACCATCCGCACCGTGCCCCTCAGGCTGCGCGCCGAGGAGCGCGCGCTGCCGGCCCGCCTCGCGGTCCGCGGCGAGATCTACCTGCCCATCGCCAGCTTCGACGACGTCAACGAGGAGCTGATCAACGACGGCAAGCAGCCGTTCGCGAACCCGCGCAACGCCGCCGCCGGCAGCGTCAGGCAGCTCGACCCGAGGCTCACGGCCTCCCGCCCGCTGAGCATCTACTGCTACGACGTCCTCGCCGCCGGTCCGGAGCTCACCGACCAGGCGGAGCTCCTGCGCGCCCTCGCCGCCTGGGGCTTCCCGGTCAACCCCCTCAACGCCGTCGGCGGCGACGTGGCGGCGGTCCTCGACTACTTCGCGCGCATCGAGGCCGACCGCGACGCGCTCCCGTACGAGGTGGACGGCGTCGTCGTGAAGCTCCAGGACCTGGCGCAGCGCGAGCGCCTCGGAGCCACCGCCCACCACCCGCGCTGGGCCTACGCCGTCAAGTTCGCGCCGCGGCAGGAGGTCAGCCAGGTGCTCAAGATCATCGCCGGCGTCGGCCGGACCGGCATCGTCACCCCCGTGGCGCTCCTGCGGCCGGTCAACATCGGCGGCGTGACGGTCAGCCGCGCCAACCTGCACAACATCGACGACATCGTCCGCAAGGACATCCGCGTCGGCGACACGGTCCGGGTCGAGCGCGCGGGCGACGTCATCCCGCAGGTGGTCGAGGTGGTCGAGACCGGCGCCGACCGCGGCGCGCCGTTCGCCATGCCAACCCACTGCCCCTCCTGCGGCACCGAGCTCATCCGGCGCGGACCGTACACCGTCTGCCCAAACTCCTTCGACTGCCCCGCCCAGCGGATCGGCCGGCTCGTGCAGTACGGCAGCCGCGGCGGCCTCGACATCGAGGGCCTCGGCGAACGGACCGTCACCCAGCTGGTCGAGCGGGGACTGGTGAAGCGCTTCCCGGACCTCTACGACCTGACGGCCGACCAGCTGGCAACGCTCGACGGCTTCGCCGAGCGCTCCGCCCACAAGCTCGCCGGCGCGATCGCGGCCTCGCGCACGCCGGAGCTGACGCGCTTCCTGGTCGCCCTCGGCATCCCCGAGGTCGGCGGCGCCGTCGCGCGCAGCCTCGCCAGGCGCTTCGGCACGTTCCAGGCGCTGCGAGCGGCGAGCCCCGACGAGCTGCAGAGCGTAGACGGCATCGGCGAGGTCATGGCGCGGCACATCCACGGCTTCCTCCACGAGCCGCACACCGAGCAGGTGCTCGACGACCTGCTCGCGGGGCGCGTGACGCCCCAGGCCGCGGCGGCCCCGAGCGAGACGCCGCAACCGTTGGCCGGGGCGACCTTCGTGTTCACCGGCGCCATGACGGCGTTCACCCGCGACGACGCCGAGGAGCTGGTTCAGCGCCTCGGCGCCAAGGCGGCCGGCTCGGTGAGCAAGAAGACGACCTACCTGGTGGCGGGGGAGAGCGCCGGCAGCAAGCTGGCGCGGGCGCGAGAGCTGGGGGTGACCGTGCTCGACGAGCGGGAGTTCCTCGACCTCGTCGGCGAGCACGGCGCCACGCTGGGAGGCGGTGCCGGGTGA